One window of Botrimarina mediterranea genomic DNA carries:
- a CDS encoding DUF6933 domain-containing protein, with protein sequence MTLIRCTARLRKEMGLKPADLATTGAAKSLLGDWYAHLFFFDRKKCVLFAAEKSLLCFTRLAVTRAELRRLDDLFRDGLFRLLLDEGFASEQATGLFDQCRDVSYAVGVDRSMTGSVTELIRMADHWLNSRGGLKGIDLAELNHDLNTVPMSRTNYERAVPLSMRLLAGASD encoded by the coding sequence ATGACGCTAATTCGCTGTACCGCCAGGCTGCGGAAAGAGATGGGACTCAAGCCAGCCGACCTAGCTACGACGGGAGCGGCCAAATCGCTTCTTGGCGACTGGTACGCCCACCTGTTTTTCTTCGACCGCAAGAAGTGCGTCCTGTTCGCAGCCGAAAAGTCTTTGCTCTGCTTCACGCGGCTGGCCGTCACCCGCGCTGAACTCCGCCGGCTCGACGACCTCTTCCGAGACGGACTGTTCAGGCTGCTGCTCGACGAAGGCTTCGCTAGCGAGCAGGCAACGGGGCTTTTCGACCAGTGCCGAGACGTCAGTTATGCAGTGGGTGTAGACCGGAGCATGACCGGGTCGGTCACCGAGCTGATCCGTATGGCCGACCATTGGCTTAACAGCCGCGGCGGCCTCAAGGGAATTGACCTCGCCGAGTTGAATCACGACCTGAACACCGTGCCAATGAGTCGCACGAACTACGAGCGAGCCGTCCCCCTTTCCATGCGATTGCTCGCTGGAGCCAGTGATTGA
- a CDS encoding DUF3320 domain-containing protein — protein sequence MQDGGSASPTSPDEDAERTGSESAPHLAIEAADSFNYAAWQNAVPLLRSVSIDNSGGPELSSLVVELKASPGFARDRRWTIDRVGAGETLTLKDVDLEIDPAYLDGLDEAERGVLTFRLIRKGEALHETTHVLRVLARDEWGGMSTMGELLPAFVTPNDPALATLLRSAATLLGQHGHPTALDGYQSGDPNRAYLLAASLWSAVAGRSLIYANPPGSFEQVGQKTRRVGTVLSDGLATCLDTSLLFASALEAVGLNPVLVMTQGHCFTGVWLVERSFKRLVERDCSEPRKAIAAKELLVFETTMVTHQPPGRFPDAVTMATGAISEEKEHEFVAVVDVSRARMSQVLPLASHSARKEEVPDELESGPPPLPASPGYDSAPATETEERPQSPAGRIERWQRKLLDLSLRNRLLNFRPSKQTVPILCPDVSRLEDRLADGARLRLVSLADGNPLGQRDAELHQKRTKKDIDWEFARQAFDRDEVVSPVDLRDLDVRLTALYRKVRSDLAEGGSNTLYLAVGFLRWKQNPTDEKTYRAPLLLVPVKLTRRSASSPYYLANHEDEVRFNATLLQLLKKDFDCDLTEFESDLPMDDSGVDVPLVLDRMRQAVRDIPGFEVVEEAAIAPFSFAKYLMWKDLVDRVGQLEHNRVVRHLIHEPDKAFAADGVGPMPQPHEIDTRYASAEIVHPLPADSSQLAAVMAASEGHDMVIVGPPGTGKSQTIANLIAQCLSVGKTVLFVAEKTAALDVVHRRLKSHGLGDCCVELHSNKAERRRFLDQLEASWKHRGKGKASEWVTINERLQVRRDQLNAYAAAVHTADSNGWTAYRAMGECVRGRQVETPRLDWPASVRHDQAAYTRLQTTVGELASTFQAVPAEAALSRVQATEWSMAWETGLLESCRQLESASASLAASITALSAKLETPELADVSSAQLTHLYRLGHELTRPSLPAAEILLHESLDALPSTLDERRGLVERRDQANDSLQNALLGYCQALGVSAAGPVPEAMKSRLYRLANELVRPELPPPELVFHQQFDELTLALAERPAQLRGRDQAFDAIEARSFNPALIERIKVQDLEAEWGKASGSFWPVSLLKKSGVKKKLKAYMKAGGTAEPEIDLPLLGEYRSACERLTENLAALGLPPHLQAAVEKDAGALDSQLPLAVRLREAIIAAGLTPDGVGKTSQGALEPLIEAARRLYPPGREVETLRVSLAENLAALGLPSELQAEVTRDASALDAQVKAVRSIREAATALGFSGDRRSQTLQAILRAEEQPRREAAADCCRSAKAFQVAWVAYTKQAASQPVASASATVVADAAAQAQQVLARRTALRQWTAWVAVKKRSEQLGLGSFVEALENGNMTAAEAAAQFQLAYARWWLPAVVDKREPLRAFQKFLQEDAIEEFCSLDDQARRAAAPRARHAVLHGLPPTDQVPRKSELGLLRHQMGLKRPSKSIREVIGGMPDTFGKLAPCLLMSPLSIAQYLPADQALFDVVVFDEASQIATWDAIGAIARGKQTIIVGDPKQLPPTNFFGRTDSDEDSAELEDHEKDLESILDEAQASGLPTLQLNWHYRSRHESLIAFSNWNYYGNQLVTFPAAESEHRGVSLKHVKGALYDRGKSRTNRQEAEAIVADAVERMRRCLRKPETERLTYGVVTFNSQQQELIQDLFDDAQRQHPELEWFFSDDRIEPTAVKNLENVQGDERDVMMFSITFGFDAVGKFPVDFGAINRDGGERRLNVAVTRARQELVVFACFLPDQLRAERSGARGVHDLKAFLEYAEKGPEAIVARVEGSLGGLESPLEEAVAAALEQRGWRIDPQVGVSGFRIDLGVVHPDKPGAYLAGVECDGATYHRSAVARDRDKTRQQVLENLGWTILRVWSTDWWYDPESAIEQLHAALNEQLDLTRKEAAGEASAGGLDTPLSDDTTEPLDSLPEAPGGCKLDDLPADDGVNELAEERSRELKARPQLVAKQAAQAARPLYVRAALADASVHQDRFFDDDYSETLKRMAQAVLESQGPILDDALARELARAHGFGRTGARIKQRVLELLPGVISTVESVGTFLWPGAGAQESIPFRYSADDAERRSINEVAMPELVGLVRARPDLVASDDPALALAREIGLARLARSARERLEEALESCHSDG from the coding sequence ATGCAAGACGGCGGCTCGGCCTCTCCTACTAGCCCTGACGAAGATGCCGAGCGCACGGGAAGCGAATCGGCTCCGCACCTTGCCATCGAGGCGGCCGACTCGTTCAACTACGCCGCCTGGCAGAACGCCGTGCCGCTGCTGCGAAGTGTGTCGATCGACAACTCGGGTGGCCCTGAACTCTCTTCGCTCGTCGTCGAGCTGAAAGCCTCGCCGGGTTTCGCCCGCGACCGGCGGTGGACAATCGATCGCGTCGGGGCGGGTGAGACGCTCACGCTAAAAGACGTCGATCTCGAAATCGACCCAGCTTATCTCGACGGCCTGGACGAGGCAGAGCGAGGCGTCCTGACGTTTCGACTGATACGCAAGGGCGAAGCTCTTCACGAGACAACGCACGTGCTGCGTGTGCTCGCCCGCGACGAGTGGGGAGGCATGTCGACGATGGGGGAACTGTTGCCGGCGTTTGTGACCCCTAACGACCCCGCGCTGGCCACGCTGCTCCGGTCGGCCGCGACGCTGCTCGGCCAACACGGTCACCCGACCGCTCTGGACGGTTATCAGTCCGGCGACCCCAATCGCGCTTACCTGCTTGCCGCGTCACTCTGGTCCGCCGTGGCAGGCCGGTCTCTTATCTACGCCAACCCGCCGGGGAGTTTCGAGCAAGTCGGGCAAAAGACACGTCGTGTCGGGACAGTGCTGAGCGACGGACTAGCGACGTGTCTTGATACGTCGCTGTTGTTCGCATCGGCCCTGGAAGCGGTGGGGCTCAATCCCGTTCTGGTGATGACCCAAGGACACTGCTTCACCGGCGTCTGGCTGGTCGAGAGGTCGTTCAAGCGGCTCGTCGAACGGGATTGCAGCGAGCCGCGCAAAGCAATCGCCGCGAAAGAGCTGCTGGTCTTCGAAACAACGATGGTGACCCACCAACCGCCCGGGCGATTCCCCGATGCGGTGACGATGGCGACCGGCGCCATTTCCGAGGAGAAAGAACACGAGTTCGTCGCGGTCGTCGACGTGTCGCGGGCCCGGATGTCCCAGGTCCTGCCGCTGGCTTCTCACTCCGCCCGGAAAGAAGAAGTCCCCGATGAGCTGGAGTCGGGTCCGCCTCCGTTGCCGGCGTCGCCCGGTTACGATTCGGCGCCGGCGACCGAAACCGAAGAGCGTCCCCAAAGTCCTGCTGGCCGCATCGAGCGCTGGCAGCGGAAGCTGCTCGACCTGTCGTTACGCAACAGGCTGCTCAACTTTCGCCCTTCCAAGCAGACCGTTCCGATCTTGTGCCCCGATGTGTCGCGGCTGGAGGATCGACTGGCCGACGGGGCTCGCCTGCGGCTGGTGTCTCTCGCCGACGGGAACCCCCTGGGGCAGCGGGACGCGGAGCTGCACCAGAAACGAACGAAGAAGGACATCGACTGGGAGTTCGCTCGGCAGGCGTTTGACCGGGACGAGGTGGTCTCTCCGGTCGATCTGCGGGACCTCGATGTACGGCTCACGGCGCTCTACCGGAAGGTGCGCAGCGACTTGGCGGAAGGTGGGTCGAACACCCTATATCTGGCGGTCGGATTCCTGCGCTGGAAGCAAAACCCCACCGACGAGAAGACCTACCGGGCGCCCCTACTGTTGGTGCCGGTGAAGTTGACGCGGCGCAGCGCTTCTTCTCCCTACTACCTTGCCAACCATGAAGACGAGGTCCGCTTCAATGCCACCTTGCTCCAGTTGCTAAAGAAGGACTTCGACTGCGACCTCACGGAGTTCGAGTCAGACTTGCCAATGGACGACAGCGGCGTCGACGTGCCGCTGGTGCTAGACCGGATGCGGCAAGCGGTGCGTGACATCCCGGGTTTTGAGGTGGTTGAAGAAGCGGCGATTGCGCCCTTTTCGTTCGCCAAGTACCTGATGTGGAAGGACTTGGTCGATCGGGTCGGACAACTAGAGCACAACCGCGTCGTGCGTCACTTGATCCACGAGCCCGACAAAGCGTTTGCGGCGGACGGCGTCGGCCCGATGCCCCAACCGCACGAGATCGATACGCGGTATGCCTCGGCGGAGATCGTCCACCCGCTGCCGGCCGACTCGTCGCAGCTCGCGGCGGTGATGGCCGCCTCCGAAGGGCATGACATGGTGATTGTCGGCCCCCCCGGCACGGGGAAGAGTCAGACGATCGCGAATCTTATCGCGCAGTGTCTCTCCGTCGGCAAGACGGTTCTGTTTGTCGCGGAGAAGACGGCGGCCCTCGATGTGGTGCACCGTCGGCTCAAGTCGCACGGGCTCGGCGACTGCTGCGTCGAACTCCACTCCAACAAAGCTGAGCGACGGCGATTCCTCGATCAGCTCGAGGCTTCTTGGAAGCATCGTGGCAAAGGGAAGGCGTCCGAGTGGGTGACGATCAACGAGCGGCTGCAAGTCCGCCGTGACCAACTTAACGCCTACGCCGCGGCGGTGCATACGGCCGACTCCAACGGCTGGACCGCTTATCGCGCAATGGGGGAATGCGTGCGGGGCCGCCAGGTGGAGACGCCCCGGCTCGATTGGCCCGCGTCGGTCCGCCACGATCAAGCGGCGTATACGCGGCTCCAGACGACCGTCGGGGAACTCGCCTCGACGTTCCAGGCCGTTCCGGCTGAGGCGGCGCTGTCGCGGGTGCAGGCGACCGAGTGGTCGATGGCTTGGGAGACGGGGCTGTTGGAATCCTGTCGTCAGCTCGAATCGGCGTCCGCCTCGCTGGCGGCCTCGATCACCGCGCTCTCAGCGAAACTTGAAACTCCGGAATTGGCGGACGTCTCCTCGGCGCAACTGACCCACCTCTACCGGTTGGGTCACGAGTTGACACGCCCTAGTCTTCCCGCCGCCGAAATCCTGCTCCACGAAAGTCTCGACGCGCTCCCGTCGACATTGGACGAACGACGTGGTCTGGTTGAGCGTAGGGACCAAGCGAATGACTCGCTGCAGAACGCACTGCTTGGCTACTGCCAAGCGCTCGGCGTCTCAGCGGCGGGTCCGGTTCCCGAAGCGATGAAGAGTCGGCTCTACCGATTAGCGAACGAGTTGGTGCGCCCTGAACTTCCGCCACCCGAACTGGTATTCCACCAGCAGTTCGATGAATTGACGCTAGCCCTTGCTGAGCGGCCGGCGCAACTGCGGGGTCGCGATCAGGCCTTCGACGCAATCGAAGCGCGCTCGTTCAACCCGGCTCTCATCGAACGCATCAAGGTTCAGGACTTGGAAGCCGAGTGGGGGAAGGCCTCAGGGTCGTTCTGGCCCGTCTCGTTGCTCAAGAAGAGCGGCGTGAAGAAGAAGTTGAAGGCGTACATGAAGGCGGGAGGAACTGCCGAACCCGAAATCGACCTGCCCCTGCTCGGCGAATACCGAAGTGCGTGTGAGCGCCTGACGGAGAACCTCGCAGCGCTGGGCCTCCCGCCGCACCTGCAAGCCGCCGTTGAGAAAGACGCCGGCGCGCTGGACTCCCAGCTCCCCTTGGCCGTGCGTCTGCGGGAAGCGATCATCGCGGCGGGACTCACCCCGGACGGAGTCGGCAAGACTTCGCAGGGCGCTCTCGAACCCCTGATCGAGGCGGCGCGGCGCCTCTATCCACCCGGGCGGGAGGTGGAAACTCTCCGCGTGAGCCTGGCGGAGAACCTCGCTGCGCTCGGCTTGCCCTCCGAGCTTCAGGCCGAGGTCACACGGGACGCTAGCGCCCTGGACGCGCAGGTGAAAGCGGTTCGGAGCATTCGTGAAGCGGCCACCGCCCTGGGCTTCTCGGGCGACCGCCGGTCGCAGACGCTGCAAGCAATTCTAAGGGCGGAAGAGCAGCCCCGCCGCGAGGCGGCCGCCGACTGCTGCCGGTCGGCCAAGGCGTTTCAAGTCGCCTGGGTGGCGTACACGAAACAAGCCGCCTCTCAGCCGGTCGCATCCGCGTCGGCGACCGTGGTGGCCGACGCGGCCGCCCAAGCGCAACAGGTGCTTGCTCGTCGCACGGCGCTGAGACAGTGGACCGCTTGGGTGGCGGTCAAGAAGCGGTCGGAGCAGCTCGGTTTAGGGTCGTTTGTCGAGGCGCTCGAGAACGGAAACATGACTGCGGCAGAAGCCGCGGCGCAGTTTCAGTTGGCCTACGCTCGGTGGTGGCTCCCCGCGGTGGTCGACAAGCGCGAGCCGCTGCGAGCTTTTCAAAAGTTCCTTCAGGAAGACGCCATCGAAGAGTTTTGTAGCCTGGACGACCAGGCACGCCGAGCCGCGGCGCCGAGGGCTCGGCACGCCGTGCTCCATGGCCTGCCGCCGACCGATCAGGTTCCCCGTAAGTCCGAGCTGGGGCTGCTGCGTCATCAGATGGGCCTCAAGCGCCCGAGCAAGTCGATCCGCGAAGTGATTGGGGGCATGCCCGACACGTTTGGGAAGCTGGCCCCTTGTTTGCTGATGTCGCCCCTGTCGATCGCGCAGTACCTGCCCGCCGACCAGGCCCTGTTCGATGTGGTGGTGTTTGACGAGGCGTCGCAGATTGCCACCTGGGATGCGATCGGCGCCATCGCCCGCGGCAAGCAGACCATTATTGTCGGCGATCCCAAGCAGCTCCCGCCGACCAACTTCTTTGGCCGGACCGACAGTGATGAGGACAGTGCGGAACTCGAGGACCATGAAAAGGACCTGGAGAGTATCCTGGACGAAGCGCAGGCTTCGGGATTGCCCACCCTTCAGCTCAACTGGCACTACCGCAGCCGCCATGAATCGCTGATCGCCTTCTCCAACTGGAACTACTACGGCAACCAGCTCGTGACGTTCCCCGCCGCCGAGTCGGAGCACCGGGGGGTCTCGCTGAAGCACGTGAAGGGGGCGCTGTACGATCGAGGCAAAAGCCGCACCAATCGCCAGGAGGCCGAGGCAATCGTAGCAGACGCGGTGGAGCGGATGCGGCGGTGCCTACGCAAGCCAGAAACAGAGCGGCTTACCTATGGCGTGGTGACCTTCAACAGCCAGCAGCAGGAGTTGATTCAGGACTTATTCGACGACGCGCAGCGGCAGCACCCCGAGCTGGAGTGGTTCTTCTCCGACGATCGCATCGAACCGACGGCCGTCAAGAACCTGGAAAACGTGCAGGGAGACGAACGGGACGTGATGATGTTCTCGATCACGTTCGGCTTCGACGCCGTGGGGAAGTTCCCGGTTGATTTTGGGGCGATCAATCGCGACGGGGGCGAACGCCGCCTCAATGTGGCGGTGACTCGTGCACGGCAAGAGCTGGTTGTTTTCGCATGCTTCTTGCCCGACCAACTCCGTGCCGAGCGGTCCGGCGCCCGCGGCGTTCACGACCTCAAGGCGTTCCTGGAATACGCCGAGAAGGGGCCCGAAGCGATCGTCGCACGGGTCGAGGGGTCGCTGGGGGGGCTCGAGTCTCCGCTAGAGGAGGCGGTCGCTGCGGCGCTGGAGCAGCGGGGCTGGCGCATCGACCCTCAAGTGGGCGTTTCCGGCTTCCGCATCGATCTGGGGGTCGTGCATCCCGACAAGCCAGGGGCTTACCTGGCAGGCGTCGAGTGCGACGGCGCGACGTACCATCGTTCGGCGGTGGCGCGGGATCGTGACAAGACGAGGCAACAGGTCTTGGAGAACTTGGGATGGACGATCCTACGGGTCTGGTCGACCGACTGGTGGTACGACCCGGAGTCGGCCATTGAGCAGCTCCACGCCGCGCTCAATGAGCAACTAGACCTGACACGTAAGGAAGCCGCTGGCGAGGCCTCGGCCGGCGGTCTCGATACCCCGCTAAGCGACGACACGACGGAGCCCCTTGATTCGTTGCCAGAGGCGCCCGGCGGCTGCAAGCTGGACGACTTGCCGGCGGACGACGGCGTCAACGAGTTGGCGGAAGAGCGATCGAGAGAGCTGAAGGCCCGTCCGCAGCTTGTCGCGAAGCAGGCCGCCCAGGCAGCCCGGCCGCTCTACGTCCGCGCCGCGTTGGCGGACGCCTCGGTCCATCAAGACCGCTTCTTTGATGACGACTATTCCGAAACGCTCAAGAGAATGGCGCAGGCCGTTCTTGAGTCGCAAGGACCGATTCTCGACGACGCTTTGGCGCGCGAGTTGGCCAGGGCACACGGGTTTGGCAGAACGGGCGCCCGGATCAAACAACGGGTATTGGAGCTGCTGCCCGGCGTCATCTCCACCGTCGAGTCCGTGGGAACGTTCCTGTGGCCCGGGGCCGGCGCCCAAGAGTCGATCCCCTTTCGGTACTCGGCTGACGACGCGGAGCGTCGCAGCATCAACGAGGTCGCGATGCCCGAGCTTGTCGGCCTAGTTCGTGCTCGTCCCGACCTCGTGGCCAGCGACGATCCGGCGCTCGCGTTGGCTCGGGAGATCGGGCTAGCGCGGCTCGCCCGCTCGGCGAGGGAGCGGCTGGAGGAAGCCCTGGAGTCTTGTCATTCCGATGGGTAA
- a CDS encoding DUF932 domain-containing protein: MATLTRASQQLFERSPDERFSSLVELRDHCGQEKRFSTDHWQPPQTLRPQVVGGEVTLALDDDIHRLSDWSFSQLCRLAGVSKETINRLSAETASQALRETLPASDKPLQLLATGKSIRSLHGVSYTRLWNDDLLSVVSEFASDFEPPQVGMNGATGLYCGEQDLFAFLIDPTGWIEIEGEAFAPGFFVWNSEVGRRSLGIQTFWFQAVCQNHIVWDAVEVVEFTRKHTAKVGDGLSEIRRLIERLVAKRDERRDGFVKVISGAMQQTLGSAADDVLKTLASEGIPRGLAAKATELAQQSGRFSIFSLVDALTRLAQEVRYAGDRVEIDAKAASLLALAA, encoded by the coding sequence ATGGCTACCCTTACCCGAGCTTCCCAGCAACTGTTCGAGCGGTCTCCCGACGAACGCTTCAGCTCGCTCGTCGAGCTGCGCGACCACTGTGGCCAAGAAAAGCGATTCTCGACGGACCACTGGCAACCGCCGCAAACGCTGCGACCGCAGGTGGTCGGCGGCGAGGTGACCCTCGCCCTGGACGACGACATCCATCGCCTCAGCGACTGGTCGTTCTCCCAGCTCTGCCGGCTCGCCGGCGTGAGCAAGGAGACAATCAATCGACTCTCGGCAGAGACGGCGAGTCAAGCGTTGCGGGAGACGCTTCCCGCCAGCGACAAGCCGCTCCAGCTGCTCGCCACCGGCAAGTCGATTCGTTCGCTGCATGGCGTCAGCTACACGCGGCTCTGGAACGACGACCTGTTGTCAGTTGTTAGTGAGTTCGCGAGCGACTTCGAGCCCCCGCAAGTGGGCATGAACGGCGCGACCGGGCTCTACTGCGGCGAGCAGGACCTGTTCGCGTTCTTGATCGACCCTACCGGGTGGATTGAGATCGAGGGCGAGGCCTTCGCGCCGGGTTTCTTTGTGTGGAACTCGGAGGTTGGCAGACGGTCCTTGGGCATCCAGACGTTCTGGTTCCAGGCCGTGTGCCAGAACCACATCGTGTGGGACGCGGTCGAGGTCGTCGAGTTCACCCGCAAGCACACCGCCAAAGTGGGCGACGGGCTTTCGGAGATCCGTCGGCTTATCGAGCGGCTGGTCGCCAAACGTGACGAGCGTCGCGACGGCTTCGTGAAGGTGATCTCCGGCGCCATGCAACAGACGCTCGGCTCCGCAGCCGATGATGTTCTGAAGACACTGGCCAGCGAAGGAATCCCCCGCGGCCTCGCGGCCAAGGCGACCGAGCTGGCGCAGCAGAGCGGGCGGTTCTCGATCTTCTCGCTGGTCGATGCGCTCACGCGTCTCGCCCAAGAAGTCCGCTACGCGGGCGACCGGGTCGAGATTGACGCAAAGGCGGCGTCGCTCTTGGCACTCGCCGCGTGA
- a CDS encoding tyrosine-type recombinase/integrase, with product MPIAAAERTTSRFVDDAPPLIAAAGAAAVFAWEEFLYAAVRNPHTRRSYERASRRFLTWADATRKPLHRITPADVGHYLDGLTGSAASKKVYLAAIRHLFDRLVQRHAVALNPAASVRGDRHSVVEGRTPEITVAQARQLLASIDDRRLIGLRDRAAIAVLIYTAARVGAVARLRIDDFCEMGDQFCLSFSEKGGKVREIPVRHDLQRLLSGLIEARHSAGNLGGPPGSGSPLFTSAIRRTGRLSDRPMSADDVSRMVRRRLKDAGLPRRLTAHSFRVATITDLLSQGVPLEDVQNLAGHADPRTTRLYDRRGRCVTRNIVERISI from the coding sequence TTGCCGATCGCGGCTGCGGAGAGGACGACGAGTCGATTCGTCGATGACGCGCCCCCGCTGATTGCCGCGGCTGGCGCCGCAGCAGTGTTCGCCTGGGAAGAGTTTCTGTACGCCGCGGTGCGGAACCCGCACACACGCCGCAGCTACGAGCGTGCGTCAAGGCGTTTCCTGACATGGGCGGATGCAACGCGAAAACCACTCCACCGAATCACTCCCGCCGACGTCGGTCACTACCTCGACGGGCTGACTGGATCGGCTGCTTCCAAGAAGGTCTACCTCGCCGCCATCCGTCACCTGTTCGACCGACTCGTACAGCGGCACGCAGTCGCGCTCAATCCGGCCGCGTCGGTCCGGGGCGACCGGCACAGCGTGGTCGAGGGTCGCACGCCCGAGATAACGGTTGCTCAGGCTCGTCAACTGCTAGCGAGTATCGACGATCGCCGGCTCATTGGGCTGCGTGACAGGGCGGCCATCGCCGTGTTGATCTACACGGCCGCTCGCGTCGGCGCAGTAGCTCGGTTACGCATCGATGACTTCTGCGAGATGGGGGATCAGTTCTGTCTTAGTTTCTCGGAGAAAGGAGGGAAGGTACGTGAAATCCCTGTTCGCCACGATCTGCAGAGATTGCTGTCCGGCCTTATCGAAGCCCGGCATTCGGCAGGGAATCTTGGCGGGCCACCGGGTAGCGGTTCGCCCTTGTTCACCTCGGCGATTCGACGTACCGGCAGATTAAGCGACCGACCGATGTCAGCAGACGATGTCAGTCGCATGGTGCGGCGACGCCTGAAGGACGCCGGACTGCCTCGGCGACTGACCGCTCACTCGTTCCGCGTGGCAACGATTACCGACCTGCTGAGCCAAGGCGTCCCACTCGAAGACGTGCAGAATCTCGCCGGGCACGCCGACCCGCGAACCACTCGGCTCTACGACCGCCGCGGCCGGTGTGTGACGCGCAATATTGTCGAGCGGATTTCGATCTGA